Proteins from one Telopea speciosissima isolate NSW1024214 ecotype Mountain lineage chromosome 1, Tspe_v1, whole genome shotgun sequence genomic window:
- the LOC122668003 gene encoding beta-glucuronosyltransferase GlcAT14A-like produces the protein MSKTALKLLFSLLSVSLFSLLLFVPPTSRASSSPRSFSRAADIENPFPSPPRVAYFISGSEGDGPRILRLLHAVYHPRNQYLLHLDRRAPQQQRETLAVSVQSVQAFVAADNVNVVGQADSVYHGGSTPIASLLHGAAILLRFSNQWDWFVNLGASDYPLIPQDDFLHVLSFVPKDFNFIQHTSNIGWKEYQRIIPIVVDPGLYLASKGETFVGNKKRILPTAYRFFTGSPYVILSRKLVEFSIRGWDNLPRTLLMYFSNTESSHRGYFQTLACNSREFYKTVVNSDLHFIAWDNPPRKEPRNLWMSDLNKMLGSGVPFAGSFHPNDPVLDRIDSFVLHRGRGRTAPGGWCIGRHERSRDPCQLWGDVNILRPGPAAKRFEKLLLRLMANTTFWSNLCVQRWRITG, from the exons ATGTCGAAGACAGCGCTGAAGCTGCTGTTTTCCCTCCTCTCCGTCTCCttgttctctctccttctctttgtaCCTCCAACTTCCAGGGCTTCTTCTTCACCTCGCAGTTTCTCCCGCGCCGCCGATATCGAAAATCCATTCCCTTCTCCGCCTAGGGTTGCCTACTTCATCTCCGGCTCCGAAGGTGACGGACCTCGCATCCTGAGGCTCCTCCACGCCGTCTATCACCCAAGGAATCAGTACCTCTTGCACCTCGATCGCCGCGCTCCACAGCAGCAGCGAGAGACCCTAGCCGTCTCTGTTCAGTCTGTCCAAGCCTTTGTCGCCGCCGACAACGTAAATGTTGTCGGTCAGGCGGATTCCGTCTACCATGGGGGCTCCACACCTATTGCTTCTCTGCTACATGGAGCTGCCATCCTGCTCAGGTTTAGCAACCAGTGGGACTGGTTCGTCAACCTTGGAGCCTCGGATTACCCCTTAATTCCTCAGGACG ATTTTCTTCATGTCTTGTCTTTTGTGCCCAAGGATTTTAACTTCATTCAGCATACTAGTAACATTGGTTGGAAAGA GTACCAAAGGATAATTCCGATTGTTGTTGATCCAGGCCTTTATCTTGCATCAAAAGGTGAAACATTTGTGGGCAATAAAAAGCGTATACTTCCGACAGCATATAGATTTTTCacag GCTCTCCATATGTAATCCTGAGTCGGAAGTTAGTTGAGTTTTCCATCAGGGGATGGGACAATCTTCCAAGGACACTTCTCATGTACTTCTCCAATACAGAATCTTCACATCGAGGCTACTTCCAGACTCTTGCTTGCAACTCCAGAGAATTTTATAAAACTGTGGTCAATTCTGACTTGCATTTTATTGCCTGGGACAACCCCCCTAGGAAAGAGCCACGGAATCTCTGGATGTCTGATTTGAACAAAATGTTGGGGAGTGGAGTTCCTTTTGCTGGAAGTTTCCATCCAAACGATCCAGTTTTGGACAGGATTGATTCATTTGTCTTGCACAGGGGACGGGGAAGGACTGCACCAGGTGGATGGTGTATTGGTAGGCATGAGAGAAGCAGAGATCCTTGCCAGCTCTGGGGCGATGTGAATATACTAAGACCTGGTCCAGCTGCCAAGAGATTTGAAAAGCTACTGCTGAGGTTGATGGCAAACACAACCTTTTGGTCAAATCTATGTGTCCAAAGATGGAGGATAACTGGATAA
- the LOC122658003 gene encoding monofunctional riboflavin biosynthesis protein RIBA 3, chloroplastic isoform X1, whose translation MDSVMLQHPLVPHVFIRSRYPRSFATTQNLGLGPSRSKWLKLNCGGTGTGTGRWFDEVPLEGNENGAVPGALNESAVAPFETLNAEITPETIDFFVSDAEGDPDCPSKGFSSIDQALNALRQGKFVIVVDDENVDVEGNLIMAASLTSPQAMAFLIKHGSGIVSVGMKENDLERLRLPLMSPDSEDEDYSAPTFTVTVDVKPDVSTGVSASDRAKTVLALSSPGSKPEDFRRPGHVFPLKYRNGGVLRRFGHTEASVDLLILADLQAVSVLSAVIDADDGSMARLPALRKLSLEHGLPIVSITDLIRYRRKREKLVERTAVSRLPTKWGLFQAYSYHSKLDGTEHIAIVKGIIGDGQDVLVRVHSECLTGDIFGSARCDCGNQLALAMQLIEQAGRGVVVYLRGHEGRGIGLGRKLQAYNLQDEGHDTVEANLELGLAIDAREYGIGAQILRDIGVRTMRLMTNNPAKFTGLKGYGLAVVGRVPVLSPITEENKRYLETKRTKLGHVYGSDLPSTDSSAAM comes from the exons ATGGACTCTGTGATGCTCCAGCACCCCTTAGTTCCTCATGTTTTCATTCGCTCAAG ATATCCTCGCTCCTTTGCCACTACTCAGAATCTGGGACTCGGGCCAAGTAGAAGCAAGTGGTTGAAATTGAATTGTGGAGGAACTGGAACTGGAACTGGAAGGTGGTTTGATGAAGTTCCTCTCGaaggaaatgaaaatggagCAGTTCCAGGAGCTTTGAACGAGTCAGCTGTGGCACCTTTCGAGACATTAAATGCAGAAATTACTCCTGAAAcaattgatttttttgttaGTGATGCCGAGGGTGATCCTGACTGCCCATCAAAGGGTTTCTCCTCGATCGATCAGGCTCTCAATGCTCTTCGTCAAGGAAAG TTTGTGATTGTGGTAGATGATGAAAATGTGGATGTCGAAGGCAACCTTATCATGGCAGCATCTCTTACAAGTCCTCAAGCAATGGCATTTTTGATTAAGCATGGTTCAGGAATTGTCTCCGTAGGTATGAAAGAAAATGATTTGGAAAGGTTAAGGCTTCCACTCATGTCTCCTGACAGTGAAGATGAAGACTACTCTGCTCCAACTTTCACAGTCACAGTG GATGTAAAACCTGATGTATCAACCGGAGTTTCTGCTTCTGACAGAGCAAAGACAGTTCTTGCCCTTTCATCACCTGGTTCTAAACCAGAAGATTTCAGGAGGCCAGGTCATGTGTTTCCCCTCAAATACCGAAATGGTGGGGTGCTGAGAAGATTTGGCCATACTGAGGCTTCTGTGGATTTGCTCATATTGGCCGACTTGCAGGCTGTGTCTGTTCTTTCAGCTGTCATTGATGCAGATGATGGTTCTATGGCACGCTTGCCTGCTTTAAGAAAGTTATCATTGGAGCATGGATTACCAATTGTCTCAATCACTGATCTGATCCG GTatagaagaaagagggagaaactGGTTGAAAGAACGGCTGTTTCCCGTTTACCAACTAAGTGGGGTCTGTTTCAGGCATACTCTTACCACTCAAAGTTGGATGGAACAGAACATATTGCTATTGTAAAG GGAATTATTGGTGATGGGCAAGATGTCCTTGTAAGAGTTCACTCAGAATGTCTGACTGGGGATATATTTGGCTCGGCTCGATGTGATTGCGGCAACCAGTTAGCCTTGGCAATGCAGTTGATAGAACAGGCGGGTCGAGGAGTGGTGGTCTACCTCCGTGGACATGAAGGAAGAGGAATTGGTTTAGGTCGCAAACTTCAGGCCTACAATTTGCAGGATGAAGGACATGATACAGTTGAAGCTAATCTGGAACTTGGATTAGCCATTGATGCCCGTGAATATGGGATTGGAGCTCAA ATCTTAAGGGACATTGGAGTGCGCACAATGCGTTTAATGACAAACAACCCAGCCAAGTTCACAGGGCTCAAGGGTTATGGTTTGGCTGTTGTTGGAAGGGTTCCTGTCTTATCTCCCATTACAGAGGAAAACAAGAGATACTTAGAAACAAAGCGAACTAAATTGGGCCATGTTTATGGGTCTGATTTACCTTCTACAGATTCATCGGCTGCAATGTAA
- the LOC122658003 gene encoding monofunctional riboflavin biosynthesis protein RIBA 3, chloroplastic isoform X2, with the protein MDSVMLQHPLVPHVFIRSRYPRSFATTQNLGLGPSRSKWLKLNCGGTGTGTGRWFDEVPLEGNENGAVPGALNESAVAPFETLNAEITPETIDFFVSDAEGDPDCPSKGFSSIDQALNALRQGKFVIVVDDENVDVEGNLIMAASLTSPQAMAFLIKHGSGIVSVGMKENDLERLRLPLMSPDSEDEDYSAPTFTVTVDVKPDVSTGVSASDRAKTVLALSSPGSKPEDFRRPGHVFPLKYRNAVIDADDGSMARLPALRKLSLEHGLPIVSITDLIRYRRKREKLVERTAVSRLPTKWGLFQAYSYHSKLDGTEHIAIVKGIIGDGQDVLVRVHSECLTGDIFGSARCDCGNQLALAMQLIEQAGRGVVVYLRGHEGRGIGLGRKLQAYNLQDEGHDTVEANLELGLAIDAREYGIGAQILRDIGVRTMRLMTNNPAKFTGLKGYGLAVVGRVPVLSPITEENKRYLETKRTKLGHVYGSDLPSTDSSAAM; encoded by the exons ATGGACTCTGTGATGCTCCAGCACCCCTTAGTTCCTCATGTTTTCATTCGCTCAAG ATATCCTCGCTCCTTTGCCACTACTCAGAATCTGGGACTCGGGCCAAGTAGAAGCAAGTGGTTGAAATTGAATTGTGGAGGAACTGGAACTGGAACTGGAAGGTGGTTTGATGAAGTTCCTCTCGaaggaaatgaaaatggagCAGTTCCAGGAGCTTTGAACGAGTCAGCTGTGGCACCTTTCGAGACATTAAATGCAGAAATTACTCCTGAAAcaattgatttttttgttaGTGATGCCGAGGGTGATCCTGACTGCCCATCAAAGGGTTTCTCCTCGATCGATCAGGCTCTCAATGCTCTTCGTCAAGGAAAG TTTGTGATTGTGGTAGATGATGAAAATGTGGATGTCGAAGGCAACCTTATCATGGCAGCATCTCTTACAAGTCCTCAAGCAATGGCATTTTTGATTAAGCATGGTTCAGGAATTGTCTCCGTAGGTATGAAAGAAAATGATTTGGAAAGGTTAAGGCTTCCACTCATGTCTCCTGACAGTGAAGATGAAGACTACTCTGCTCCAACTTTCACAGTCACAGTG GATGTAAAACCTGATGTATCAACCGGAGTTTCTGCTTCTGACAGAGCAAAGACAGTTCTTGCCCTTTCATCACCTGGTTCTAAACCAGAAGATTTCAGGAGGCCAGGTCATGTGTTTCCCCTCAAATACCGAAATG CTGTCATTGATGCAGATGATGGTTCTATGGCACGCTTGCCTGCTTTAAGAAAGTTATCATTGGAGCATGGATTACCAATTGTCTCAATCACTGATCTGATCCG GTatagaagaaagagggagaaactGGTTGAAAGAACGGCTGTTTCCCGTTTACCAACTAAGTGGGGTCTGTTTCAGGCATACTCTTACCACTCAAAGTTGGATGGAACAGAACATATTGCTATTGTAAAG GGAATTATTGGTGATGGGCAAGATGTCCTTGTAAGAGTTCACTCAGAATGTCTGACTGGGGATATATTTGGCTCGGCTCGATGTGATTGCGGCAACCAGTTAGCCTTGGCAATGCAGTTGATAGAACAGGCGGGTCGAGGAGTGGTGGTCTACCTCCGTGGACATGAAGGAAGAGGAATTGGTTTAGGTCGCAAACTTCAGGCCTACAATTTGCAGGATGAAGGACATGATACAGTTGAAGCTAATCTGGAACTTGGATTAGCCATTGATGCCCGTGAATATGGGATTGGAGCTCAA ATCTTAAGGGACATTGGAGTGCGCACAATGCGTTTAATGACAAACAACCCAGCCAAGTTCACAGGGCTCAAGGGTTATGGTTTGGCTGTTGTTGGAAGGGTTCCTGTCTTATCTCCCATTACAGAGGAAAACAAGAGATACTTAGAAACAAAGCGAACTAAATTGGGCCATGTTTATGGGTCTGATTTACCTTCTACAGATTCATCGGCTGCAATGTAA
- the LOC122658034 gene encoding 60S ribosomal protein L23A-like, producing MAPPSKAPSTKKADQKTKALKAAKAVKSGASSLKKRTKKIRTSVTFHRPKTLKKERNPKYPRLSAPPRNKLDHYQILKYPLTTESAMKKIEDNNTLVFIVDIRADKKKIKDAVKKMYDIQTKKVNTLIRPDGTKKAYVRLTPDYDALDVANKIGII from the exons ATGGCGCCTCCTTCTAAAG CTCCCAGTACGAAGAAGGCTGATCAAAAGACAAAGGCCTTGAAGGCTGCCAAGGCCGTGAAATCAGGTGCATCTTCCTTGAAGAAGAGGACCAAGAAGATCCGAACATCTGTTACATTTCATCGTCCAAAGACattgaagaaggaaagaaacccAAAGTACCCCCGCCTCAGTGCACCCCCAAGGAATAAGCTTGACCATTATCAGATCCTGAAGTATCCTCTCACCACGGAATCAGCAATGAAGAAGATTGAGGACAACAATACCCTGGTTTTCATTGTTGACATCCGTGcagacaagaagaagataaaggacGCTGTCAAGAAGATGTATGACATTCAGACCAAGAAAGTGAATACCTTGATCAG GCCTGATGGGACAAAGAAGGCATATGTGAGGTTGACACCAGACTACGATGCCCTGGACGTAGCAAATAAAATTGGGATAATTTAA
- the LOC122658017 gene encoding psbP-like protein 1, chloroplastic isoform X1, giving the protein MTASLRNSPAIHWTLFPNPNASSQVPQIGLPKPAFFPCSRRGLPFLVKAELTPAASTSTRQDRLGRRQVLSVGPITTWVSLLYSTSSSFAAEAKKGFLTVVDKKDGYSFLYPFGWQEVVIEGQDKVFKDVIEPLESVSVNMVPTIKQDIRDLGSPQEVAQALIKKVLVPPSQKSKLVEATEHDVDGKTYYTFEFVAQASNFTRHALGAISIGNGKFYTITTGANERRWGKMKDKLNTVIDSFKIFNV; this is encoded by the exons ATGACGGCGTCTCTAAGAAATTCACCTGCAATCCATTGGACCTTGTTTCCCAATCCCAATGCTTCCTCTCAGGTAC CCCAGATAGGGCTTCCGAAGCCTGCGTTCTTCCCTTGTTCCAGAAGAGGCCTTCCCTTTTTAGTCAAGGCAGAGCTAACGCCTGCGGCCTCGACTTCTACTCGGCAAG ATAGATTGGGGAGACGGCAAGTGCTTTCTGTTGGGCCAATAACGACTTGGGTTTCTTTGTTATATTCAACTTCCTCATCTT TTGCTGCAGAAGCTAAAAAAGGATTTTTGACAGTCGTAGACAAGAAGGATGGATATTCATTTCTCTACCCATTTGGATGGCAG GAAGTAGTCATTGAAGGTCAAGATAAAGTATTCAAAGATGTAATTGAGCCATTAGAAAGTGTCAGCGTAAATATGGTTCCAACAATCAAACAGGACATTCGAGACCTTGGATCCCCACAAGAG GTTGCTCAAGCTTTAATAAAAAAAGTATTAGTCCCTCCTTCGCAGAAAAGCAAGCTAGTGGAAGCAACAGAG CATGATGTTGATGGAAAAACTTATTACACATTTGAGTTTGTTGCTCAAGCTTCAAACTTTACCCGGCATGCTCTTGGTGCAATCTCAATTGGAAATG GTAAGTTTTACACCATAACAACAGGAGCCAATGAAAGGAGATGGGGGAAGATGAAAGATAAATTGAACACTGTTATTGATTCCTTCAAAATCTTCAATGTTTGA
- the LOC122658017 gene encoding psbP-like protein 1, chloroplastic isoform X2, producing the protein MTASLRNSPAIHWTLFPNPNASSQIGLPKPAFFPCSRRGLPFLVKAELTPAASTSTRQDRLGRRQVLSVGPITTWVSLLYSTSSSFAAEAKKGFLTVVDKKDGYSFLYPFGWQEVVIEGQDKVFKDVIEPLESVSVNMVPTIKQDIRDLGSPQEVAQALIKKVLVPPSQKSKLVEATEHDVDGKTYYTFEFVAQASNFTRHALGAISIGNGKFYTITTGANERRWGKMKDKLNTVIDSFKIFNV; encoded by the exons ATGACGGCGTCTCTAAGAAATTCACCTGCAATCCATTGGACCTTGTTTCCCAATCCCAATGCTTCCTCTCAG ATAGGGCTTCCGAAGCCTGCGTTCTTCCCTTGTTCCAGAAGAGGCCTTCCCTTTTTAGTCAAGGCAGAGCTAACGCCTGCGGCCTCGACTTCTACTCGGCAAG ATAGATTGGGGAGACGGCAAGTGCTTTCTGTTGGGCCAATAACGACTTGGGTTTCTTTGTTATATTCAACTTCCTCATCTT TTGCTGCAGAAGCTAAAAAAGGATTTTTGACAGTCGTAGACAAGAAGGATGGATATTCATTTCTCTACCCATTTGGATGGCAG GAAGTAGTCATTGAAGGTCAAGATAAAGTATTCAAAGATGTAATTGAGCCATTAGAAAGTGTCAGCGTAAATATGGTTCCAACAATCAAACAGGACATTCGAGACCTTGGATCCCCACAAGAG GTTGCTCAAGCTTTAATAAAAAAAGTATTAGTCCCTCCTTCGCAGAAAAGCAAGCTAGTGGAAGCAACAGAG CATGATGTTGATGGAAAAACTTATTACACATTTGAGTTTGTTGCTCAAGCTTCAAACTTTACCCGGCATGCTCTTGGTGCAATCTCAATTGGAAATG GTAAGTTTTACACCATAACAACAGGAGCCAATGAAAGGAGATGGGGGAAGATGAAAGATAAATTGAACACTGTTATTGATTCCTTCAAAATCTTCAATGTTTGA